The Candidatus Dormiibacterota bacterium genome includes a window with the following:
- a CDS encoding S53 family peptidase has translation MLSAGALAARPAAAATPDGSPATGVLGTVPTLLRDALDLGPLVPRPLDVTMALPLRDQAGLRSLIAAQNTPGNAEYHHFLTPDQFAQRFAPDPATVAQVTGWAASSGLSGITVSPNRTLVSMQGASDRIGSLLGMHLENFLSNHGFSFFAPSSAATLPAQLAGRVTAVLGLSDLHKLSVAHTTAAVAPAAGSAFKGYGPQEFNSFYNAPAPHPTAHRDGFGQTLAILAEGDLTQPRADLLQFENQYGLPHVPWTTVPVGAGPFTDTAGSPEWDLDTQYSTAFAPAASNLLVYQAKSLGDADILAEINKWVTDNRAAQASASFGECESLAHVSGFATAADTALAQAVAQGQTLFSSSGDTGSFCPFLVSQNGLPIGLPGPNYPAASQYAVSVGGTTLTPDGKGGATETAWLAGGGGPALFEPTPAWQAGAGGSFLGVNRGTPDVSLDADPASGYATIVNGKQLAIGGTSASSPAWLGIWSRLQSSHNGGLGFANPTLYSLPAAVFHDITQGFQGLFVATPGWDYTTGRGTPDIAALIAALGGAPAAATAPAPAASPVLPVAPPALPVAPPAASAPASNPLQSITTLLLGGTGTSASPGGGLLGLGLLGGQG, from the coding sequence ATGCTGTCCGCCGGTGCACTGGCGGCCCGTCCGGCCGCCGCCGCCACGCCGGACGGCTCACCCGCCACCGGAGTTCTGGGAACGGTTCCCACGCTGCTCCGCGACGCGCTCGACCTCGGGCCGCTGGTGCCGCGGCCGCTCGACGTGACCATGGCGCTGCCGCTGCGGGACCAGGCGGGCCTGCGCTCGCTGATCGCCGCGCAGAACACCCCGGGGAATGCCGAGTACCACCACTTCCTCACCCCCGACCAGTTCGCGCAGCGCTTCGCGCCCGACCCCGCCACGGTGGCTCAGGTCACCGGCTGGGCGGCCTCGTCGGGACTGAGCGGGATCACCGTCTCGCCCAACCGGACCCTGGTGTCGATGCAGGGCGCGAGTGACCGCATCGGCAGCCTGCTCGGGATGCACCTCGAGAACTTCCTGAGCAACCACGGCTTCAGCTTCTTCGCGCCGTCGTCGGCGGCCACCCTGCCCGCGCAGCTCGCCGGCCGGGTCACCGCGGTGCTCGGGCTCAGCGACCTGCACAAGCTCAGCGTCGCCCACACCACCGCCGCGGTCGCCCCCGCCGCCGGCAGCGCCTTCAAGGGCTACGGGCCCCAGGAGTTCAACTCCTTCTACAACGCGCCGGCGCCGCATCCGACGGCGCACCGCGACGGCTTCGGCCAGACCCTGGCGATCCTCGCCGAGGGCGACCTGACCCAGCCCCGCGCCGACCTGCTCCAGTTCGAGAACCAGTACGGGCTCCCGCATGTGCCCTGGACCACCGTGCCGGTCGGCGCCGGGCCGTTCACCGACACCGCCGGGTCCCCGGAATGGGACCTCGACACCCAGTACTCGACCGCGTTCGCGCCCGCGGCGTCGAACCTGCTCGTCTACCAGGCCAAGTCGCTGGGCGACGCGGACATCCTCGCGGAGATCAACAAGTGGGTCACCGACAACCGCGCCGCCCAGGCGAGCGCGTCCTTCGGTGAGTGCGAGTCGCTGGCCCACGTCAGCGGCTTCGCCACCGCCGCCGACACCGCCCTGGCCCAGGCGGTCGCCCAGGGGCAGACGCTCTTCTCCTCCAGTGGCGACACCGGCTCCTTCTGCCCCTTCCTGGTCAGCCAGAACGGCCTGCCGATCGGGCTGCCCGGCCCCAACTACCCGGCCGCCAGCCAGTACGCGGTGAGCGTCGGCGGCACCACCCTCACCCCCGACGGCAAGGGCGGCGCCACCGAGACCGCGTGGCTCGCCGGCGGCGGCGGCCCCGCGCTCTTCGAGCCCACCCCCGCATGGCAGGCGGGAGCGGGCGGCAGCTTCCTCGGCGTCAACCGCGGCACCCCGGACGTCAGCCTCGACGCCGACCCCGCCTCCGGCTACGCGACGATCGTCAACGGCAAGCAGCTGGCGATCGGCGGCACCAGCGCAAGCTCGCCCGCGTGGCTGGGGATCTGGTCCCGGCTGCAGTCGTCGCACAACGGCGGCCTCGGCTTCGCCAACCCGACCCTCTACTCGCTCCCGGCGGCGGTCTTCCACGACATCACCCAGGGCTTCCAGGGGCTCTTCGTGGCCACCCCCGGCTGGGACTACACCACCGGGCGCGGCACCCCCGACATCGCCGCCCTGATCGCGGCGCTGGGCGGTGCCCCGGCCGCCGCCACGGCGCCCGCCCCCGCGGCGTCGCCGGTCCTCCCGGTGGCCCCGCCGGCACTGCCGGTGGCGCCCCCCGCGGCCTCGGCCCCGGCGTCGAACCCGCTCCAGTCGATCACCACCCTGCTGCTCGGCGGAACCGGGACCAGCGCGTCGCCCGGCGGCGGCCTGCTCGGCCTCGGCCTCCTGGGCGGACAGGGCTAG
- a CDS encoding VOC family protein, giving the protein MTEASSHPPGIPSWTDLTTSDLDAAIAFYTALFGWDAQRADEPEAGGYTMLTKNGRFVAGMAPGQDRPPSWMMYVTTDDVDATTEKVRAAGGTVALEPMQVMTAGRMAVYMDPTGAAFAVWQPGDHTGAQLVNEPGALCWTELQTRDPDAATAFYAAVFGWGSETATGPIPYTEWKQDGRSIGGMMPMGDQFPAEVPAHWVVYLGATDVDADTARAVELGGKVLVPPMDIQEGLRFSWITDPQGAPLGLLRMTG; this is encoded by the coding sequence ATGACCGAGGCCTCGTCGCACCCGCCGGGCATCCCCTCGTGGACCGACCTCACCACCTCCGACCTCGACGCCGCCATCGCCTTCTACACCGCACTCTTCGGCTGGGACGCGCAGAGGGCGGACGAGCCGGAGGCGGGCGGCTACACGATGCTCACCAAGAACGGCAGGTTCGTGGCCGGCATGGCGCCGGGTCAGGACCGGCCGCCGTCCTGGATGATGTACGTGACCACCGACGACGTCGACGCCACCACCGAGAAGGTCCGGGCGGCGGGCGGGACGGTGGCTCTGGAGCCGATGCAGGTGATGACCGCGGGGCGGATGGCGGTGTACATGGACCCGACCGGTGCGGCGTTCGCGGTGTGGCAGCCGGGTGACCACACCGGCGCGCAGCTGGTCAACGAGCCCGGCGCGCTGTGCTGGACCGAGCTGCAGACCCGTGATCCCGATGCCGCGACGGCGTTCTACGCGGCGGTGTTCGGCTGGGGCAGCGAGACCGCGACCGGGCCGATCCCGTACACCGAGTGGAAGCAGGACGGCCGGAGCATCGGCGGCATGATGCCGATGGGCGATCAGTTCCCCGCCGAGGTCCCCGCCCACTGGGTGGTGTACCTGGGCGCCACCGACGTCGACGCCGACACCGCCCGCGCCGTGGAGCTCGGCGGCAAGGTCTTGGTGCCGCCGATGGACATCCAGGAGGGCCTGCGCTTCTCCTGGATCACGGACCCGCAGGGCGCGCCCCTCGGCCTGCTGCGAATGACCGGCTGA
- a CDS encoding ATP-binding cassette domain-containing protein — protein MSGRRIAAATAAVTAAAVLVATQVAPGRVPLGIVLQGAILGTGTGLLAVGLVLTYRATRAINFAYGAIGGVGAALAVGLHLGHGLPWLLAVPLAVVVGVGVGGAVERLVIRRFRDAPRLVLTVATIGLAQLLGGVELLIPQVLGTNTLVGGFETPLNRIHLTVDPIILTGNDLLILAVVPVVLGALSWFLLRTEAGMAIRGIAENADRARLLGIPVGRLSLLVWLIAGGFAALTVTLTAPGSGLTIDAAAGATLLLPALAAAVVADLESLPAAFGVGVGLGVVDQVVRWNIDKQATETVVFLVVIMVALLVRHRRTSRVDADLSSWSIASGARPIAAALRRLPEVRIARGLTVAAVAAAALLLPALASPSQLDQASIWLIYGLVAVSLVVLTGWGGTVSLGQMGIVGVGALVAGNLISRWNVDLFLALGGGAIAGGLVALLVGLPALRVRGLFLAVTTLAFAVAVDSFFLNPANFRTLIFEDFERPVLWHRFDLRSERSLYLVCLGVLVLTVLLVHGLRRARSGRAMIAVRDNQRGAAAIAVPAVRTRLTGFVVAGVIAGVAGALHATVLRSIGFHTYETSLSLLVFSMAVIGGLGSIGGALSGVALVELSGYLFPKLQLIITGVGMLIVLLVIPGGLAEAAERARDRLLALLARRRGIDLTRAADASRTEPDPVATPVAAATGGAARPALLSCAGVDAGYGSLQVLFGAELSVAEGEILALLGTNGAGKSTLLRAVAGLLDISAGRIEFDGATVHGHAERLAGRGLALMPGGRGVFPGLTVAENLRLACWLLRSDRAAVDTAVERCLSLFGALRGRLGIRAGELSGGEQQMLSLAMALATGPRLLCIDELSLGLAPAVVGQLVETVRDIHRGGTTVVVVEQSVDVALQLAERAVFLEKGHVRFSGPTAELTRRPDLLRAVFLGRQQDGALGGETGAAAAPARGMRLECTGLTRRFGGIVAVDRVDLTVEPGEVVGLIGHNGAGKTTLFDVVTGFLDAQGGRVLLGGEDISDRPPHRRALAGLGRSFQEARLFPSLTVAETIAVALERHLANRDPIAAALRLPASTDAEAAAARRVDELVTALGLRAYRDTPCGELSTGTRRVVELGCVLAQDPAVVLLDEPSAGMAQRETEALARLLRTVHAQTGCSMLVIEHDMALLSSLCDRLVALELGAVIAAGAPEAVLHDPRVVASYLGGGRSGSNGTASRELTGSPRLEAPGSVA, from the coding sequence GTGAGCGGCCGCCGCATCGCGGCCGCCACCGCCGCCGTCACCGCCGCCGCGGTGCTGGTGGCGACCCAGGTGGCACCAGGCCGGGTGCCGCTGGGCATCGTCCTCCAGGGCGCCATCCTGGGGACCGGCACCGGCCTTCTCGCCGTCGGCCTGGTGCTCACCTACCGCGCGACCCGGGCGATCAACTTCGCCTACGGCGCCATCGGCGGGGTAGGAGCGGCGCTCGCGGTGGGCCTGCACCTCGGCCACGGGCTGCCCTGGCTGCTGGCGGTGCCGCTCGCGGTGGTGGTGGGGGTCGGGGTCGGCGGAGCCGTCGAGCGGCTGGTGATCCGCCGCTTCCGCGACGCGCCGCGGCTGGTGCTCACCGTGGCCACGATCGGCCTCGCCCAGCTGCTCGGCGGCGTCGAGCTGCTCATCCCCCAGGTGCTCGGCACCAACACGCTGGTGGGTGGATTCGAGACCCCTCTCAACCGCATCCACCTCACCGTCGACCCGATCATCCTCACCGGCAACGACCTGCTGATCCTCGCGGTGGTGCCGGTCGTGCTGGGGGCCCTCTCCTGGTTCCTGCTCCGCACCGAGGCGGGGATGGCGATCCGCGGCATCGCCGAGAACGCCGACCGCGCTCGCCTGCTCGGCATCCCCGTCGGCCGGCTCTCGCTGCTGGTCTGGCTGATCGCCGGCGGCTTCGCCGCGCTCACCGTGACCCTCACCGCGCCGGGCTCGGGCCTGACCATCGACGCCGCCGCCGGCGCGACGCTGCTGCTGCCCGCGCTCGCCGCCGCCGTGGTCGCCGACCTCGAGTCGCTGCCCGCGGCGTTCGGGGTCGGGGTCGGCCTCGGCGTCGTCGACCAGGTGGTGCGCTGGAACATCGACAAGCAGGCCACCGAGACGGTGGTGTTCCTGGTGGTGATCATGGTGGCGCTGCTGGTCCGCCACCGCCGCACCAGCCGGGTCGACGCCGACCTCTCCAGCTGGTCGATCGCCTCCGGCGCCCGTCCCATCGCCGCCGCCCTGCGCCGGCTGCCCGAGGTGCGGATCGCCCGGGGGCTGACGGTGGCGGCCGTCGCGGCGGCGGCGCTGCTGCTGCCCGCGCTGGCGTCGCCGAGCCAGCTCGACCAGGCGAGCATCTGGCTCATCTACGGGCTGGTGGCGGTCTCGCTGGTGGTGCTCACCGGCTGGGGCGGCACCGTGAGCCTGGGCCAGATGGGCATCGTCGGGGTCGGCGCGCTGGTCGCGGGCAACCTGATCAGCCGCTGGAACGTCGACCTCTTCCTCGCCCTCGGCGGCGGCGCGATCGCCGGTGGGCTGGTGGCGCTGCTCGTGGGCCTGCCCGCGCTGCGGGTGCGCGGCCTCTTCCTCGCGGTGACCACCCTCGCCTTCGCGGTCGCCGTCGACTCCTTCTTCCTCAACCCCGCCAACTTCCGCACCCTGATCTTCGAGGACTTCGAGCGCCCGGTGCTCTGGCATCGCTTCGACCTGCGCAGCGAGCGCTCGCTGTACCTGGTCTGCCTGGGGGTGCTGGTGCTCACCGTGCTGCTGGTGCACGGGCTGCGCCGGGCGCGCAGCGGCCGGGCGATGATCGCGGTGCGCGACAACCAGCGCGGCGCGGCGGCGATCGCGGTGCCGGCGGTGCGCACCCGGCTGACCGGGTTCGTGGTCGCGGGGGTCATCGCCGGGGTGGCCGGCGCGCTCCACGCCACGGTGCTGCGCAGCATCGGCTTCCACACCTACGAGACCTCGCTCAGCCTTCTCGTCTTCTCGATGGCGGTGATCGGCGGTCTCGGCTCCATCGGCGGCGCGCTCAGCGGCGTCGCCCTCGTCGAGCTCTCCGGCTACCTGTTCCCGAAGCTGCAGCTGATCATCACCGGCGTCGGCATGCTCATCGTGCTGCTGGTGATCCCGGGCGGCCTCGCCGAGGCCGCCGAGCGCGCCCGCGACCGCCTGCTCGCGCTGCTGGCCCGGCGCCGGGGCATCGACCTGACCCGGGCCGCGGACGCGTCCCGCACCGAGCCCGACCCGGTCGCCACTCCCGTGGCCGCCGCCACCGGCGGCGCGGCGCGGCCGGCGCTGCTGAGCTGCGCCGGCGTCGACGCCGGCTACGGCTCGCTCCAGGTGCTCTTCGGCGCCGAGCTGTCGGTCGCCGAGGGCGAGATCCTCGCCCTGCTCGGCACCAACGGCGCCGGCAAGTCGACGCTGCTCCGGGCGGTGGCCGGGCTGCTCGACATCAGCGCCGGCCGCATCGAGTTCGACGGCGCCACCGTGCACGGGCACGCCGAGCGGCTCGCCGGCCGCGGGCTGGCGCTCATGCCCGGCGGCCGCGGCGTCTTCCCCGGCCTCACCGTGGCCGAGAACCTCCGCCTCGCCTGCTGGCTGCTGCGCTCCGACCGCGCCGCGGTCGACACCGCCGTCGAGCGCTGCCTCTCCCTGTTCGGGGCGCTCCGCGGGCGGCTGGGCATCCGCGCCGGCGAGCTCTCCGGCGGTGAGCAGCAGATGCTCTCGCTGGCGATGGCGCTGGCCACCGGCCCGCGGCTGCTCTGCATCGACGAGCTCTCGCTCGGGCTCGCACCCGCGGTGGTGGGACAGCTGGTCGAGACGGTGCGCGACATCCACCGCGGCGGCACCACCGTGGTGGTGGTCGAGCAGTCGGTCGACGTCGCCCTGCAGCTCGCCGAGCGTGCCGTGTTCCTCGAGAAGGGTCACGTGCGCTTCAGCGGTCCCACCGCCGAGCTGACCCGCCGCCCCGACCTGCTCCGCGCGGTGTTCCTCGGACGCCAGCAGGACGGCGCCCTCGGCGGCGAGACCGGCGCCGCCGCCGCCCCGGCACGGGGGATGCGGCTGGAGTGCACCGGGCTCACCCGCCGATTCGGCGGCATCGTCGCCGTCGACAGGGTCGACCTCACCGTCGAGCCCGGCGAGGTGGTGGGGCTGATCGGCCACAACGGCGCGGGCAAGACCACCCTGTTCGACGTGGTCACCGGCTTCCTCGACGCCCAGGGCGGACGCGTCCTCCTCGGCGGCGAGGACATCAGCGACCGGCCGCCGCACCGCCGTGCCCTCGCCGGCCTCGGCCGCTCCTTCCAGGAGGCGCGCCTCTTCCCGTCGCTCACCGTCGCCGAGACCATCGCGGTGGCGCTGGAGCGGCATCTGGCCAACCGTGACCCGATCGCGGCCGCGCTACGGCTGCCCGCCTCCACCGACGCCGAGGCGGCGGCGGCGCGACGCGTCGACGAGCTGGTGACCGCGCTGGGGCTGCGCGCCTATCGCGACACCCCGTGCGGCGAGCTCTCGACCGGCACCCGGCGGGTGGTCGAGCTCGGCTGCGTGCTCGCCCAGGACCCGGCGGTGGTGCTCCTCGACGAGCCCTCCGCGGGGATGGCGCAGCGCGAGACCGAGGCCCTGGCGCGGCTGCTCCGCACCGTCCACGCCCAGACCGGCTGCTCGATGCTGGTGATCGAGCACGACATGGCGCTGCTCTCCTCGCTCTGCG